The proteins below come from a single Halobacillus salinarum genomic window:
- a CDS encoding uroporphyrinogen-III synthase: protein MRTLAGKHILVTRAKSQARPLSALIETHGGVAVETPLLSFQLHDSKEHDRLLAKLHEFSWIFVTSANGVKFFFELLSFYNADLPQSLKWAVVGTRTEDALNKYGVKADFVPEKFNARSLSRSFFQKYDEPGRLLFVRGNRSRDEFIQAMKQEQVFFQTMTVYDTIPVEHSYEIIQEKLRLQEIDGLTFTSPSTIDAFMDAIQNTNAKALHLPCFCIGPTTGARAEERGFSQVIEPSNFSIKDMMDKIIDYFSEEGKR, encoded by the coding sequence ATGAGAACACTTGCAGGGAAACACATTCTTGTAACAAGAGCAAAATCCCAAGCAAGGCCATTATCAGCGCTAATAGAAACACATGGGGGAGTAGCAGTCGAAACTCCCCTTCTCTCATTTCAGCTCCACGATTCCAAAGAGCACGATCGGCTGCTTGCTAAGCTTCACGAATTTTCCTGGATTTTTGTTACCAGTGCGAATGGAGTGAAGTTTTTTTTTGAATTGCTGTCTTTTTACAATGCAGACTTGCCTCAAAGCTTGAAATGGGCTGTGGTTGGAACAAGAACAGAGGATGCTTTGAATAAATACGGGGTCAAAGCAGACTTTGTTCCTGAAAAATTTAACGCCCGCAGTTTATCCCGGAGTTTTTTTCAGAAATATGACGAACCTGGCCGGCTATTATTCGTTCGTGGAAATCGTTCAAGAGATGAATTCATACAAGCGATGAAACAAGAGCAGGTCTTTTTTCAAACAATGACAGTCTATGATACGATTCCCGTAGAACACAGCTATGAAATCATTCAAGAGAAACTGCGTCTGCAAGAGATTGATGGTTTGACCTTTACAAGTCCTTCCACAATCGATGCATTTATGGATGCGATTCAAAATACCAATGCCAAAGCGCTTCATCTTCCATGTTTCTGCATTGGACCTACTACAGGAGCAAGGGCAGAAGAGAGAGGGTTCAGCCAAGTCATAGAGCCTTCTAACTTTTCAATAAAGGACATGATGGATAAAATTATTGACTACTTTTCTGAAGAAGGGAAACGATAG
- the yihA gene encoding ribosome biogenesis GTP-binding protein YihA/YsxC, giving the protein MKVNTAEIVISAASKKQYPSALIPEIALAGRSNVGKSSFINKLIQRKNLARTSSRPGKTQTLNFYIINDQFHFVDVPGYGYAKVSKTERAKWGEMMDEYFSEREQLRATALIVDIRHEPTDEDCMMYDFLKHYELPVMIVATKLDKIKKSQQQKQIRLIKETLQMDEEDPFIPFSAETGEGKEAAWRTILEFIR; this is encoded by the coding sequence ATGAAAGTTAATACTGCAGAGATTGTCATAAGTGCTGCAAGTAAAAAACAATACCCGAGCGCCCTGATTCCTGAAATTGCCTTGGCTGGGCGGTCAAATGTGGGGAAATCATCGTTTATTAATAAATTGATTCAAAGAAAAAACCTTGCGCGAACTTCTTCCAGACCGGGTAAGACACAAACATTAAATTTTTATATTATTAATGATCAGTTTCATTTTGTAGATGTACCCGGCTATGGTTATGCAAAAGTTTCTAAAACAGAACGGGCCAAATGGGGAGAGATGATGGATGAATATTTCTCAGAGCGGGAGCAGCTGCGTGCGACGGCTTTAATTGTAGATATTCGTCATGAACCGACCGACGAAGATTGTATGATGTACGATTTTTTAAAGCACTATGAATTACCAGTCATGATTGTAGCTACAAAATTGGATAAAATAAAAAAAAGTCAGCAGCAAAAACAAATTCGATTGATCAAAGAAACACTGCAGATGGATGAAGAGGATCCTTTTATCCCTTTCTCTGCAGAAACAGGTGAGGGAAAAGAAGCGGCGTGGCGTACTATATTGGAATTTATTCGTTAA
- the hemA gene encoding glutamyl-tRNA reductase, which translates to MHILAVGVNYKTAPVEIREKLTFKEERVKEAMQRLNTQKSVLENVIISTCNRTEIYAVVDQLHTGRYYIKQFLSEWFNVDKDEFSRYLSIYEEDGAMEHLFRVTTGLDSMILGETQILGQMKHAFMQAQEAEATGTILNQLFKQSITMAKKAHKDTEISENAVSVSYAAVELARKIFGDLVHKHIVILGAGKMGELAAKNLHGSGVKQVTVINRTLAKAQVVADQFNGEARTMEQLEDSLKDADIVISSTGAEGYVISKERLEPIHRQRKGKPLFLVDIAVPRDLDPSMEDLESVFLYDIDDLQGIVDANLARRKQAAEQIEVMMEAEIVTFKEWLQTIGVVPVISALRSKALNIQAETMKSIERKMPELTEREKKVLRKHTKSIINQMLKEPILQAKELAAQPDADESLHLFTQIFGIAEAVELEREEQEKKNNQALQKEAQEKQDDSFSSITQIAHP; encoded by the coding sequence ATGCATATTCTAGCTGTTGGAGTTAATTATAAAACAGCCCCTGTCGAAATTCGAGAAAAATTAACATTTAAGGAAGAGCGTGTGAAAGAGGCAATGCAGCGTTTGAACACACAAAAGAGTGTGCTTGAGAACGTGATTATTTCTACTTGCAACCGTACAGAAATATATGCTGTTGTCGATCAGCTCCATACGGGCCGTTATTATATCAAGCAATTTTTGTCTGAGTGGTTTAATGTGGACAAGGATGAATTCTCACGCTACCTTTCCATATATGAAGAAGATGGAGCGATGGAGCATCTTTTTCGTGTGACTACGGGGCTTGATTCCATGATTCTTGGAGAAACTCAGATCCTTGGCCAAATGAAGCACGCATTTATGCAGGCTCAGGAGGCGGAGGCTACTGGAACCATTTTAAATCAATTATTTAAACAATCCATCACGATGGCGAAAAAAGCCCACAAAGACACTGAAATCAGTGAAAATGCTGTTTCGGTCAGCTACGCAGCTGTAGAATTGGCGCGCAAAATTTTTGGTGACCTTGTTCATAAACACATCGTGATCTTAGGTGCTGGTAAAATGGGTGAACTCGCCGCTAAAAACCTGCATGGATCAGGAGTTAAGCAAGTAACCGTTATTAACCGGACACTTGCGAAAGCACAAGTAGTAGCAGATCAATTTAATGGTGAGGCTCGTACTATGGAGCAGTTGGAAGACTCGCTTAAGGATGCGGATATTGTCATTAGTTCCACTGGAGCTGAAGGATATGTCATTTCTAAAGAGCGGCTCGAGCCTATCCACCGTCAACGTAAAGGGAAGCCTTTATTCCTGGTGGATATCGCAGTTCCACGTGACCTTGATCCATCTATGGAGGATTTGGAGAGCGTTTTCTTGTATGACATTGATGACTTACAAGGAATTGTGGACGCCAACTTAGCTAGAAGAAAACAAGCGGCAGAGCAGATTGAAGTCATGATGGAGGCAGAGATCGTTACGTTTAAAGAATGGCTGCAAACGATTGGTGTAGTTCCTGTCATCTCCGCTCTTCGTTCTAAAGCACTTAATATCCAAGCGGAAACGATGAAGAGCATTGAAAGGAAAATGCCTGAACTTACCGAACGGGAAAAGAAAGTACTTCGTAAACATACGAAGAGTATCATTAATCAAATGCTGAAAGAGCCGATTCTACAGGCAAAAGAATTGGCAGCTCAACCGGATGCAGATGAGTCGCTCCATTTGTTCACACAAATCTTTGGTATTGCTGAAGCTGTAGAATTAGAGCGAGAGGAACAAGAAAAGAAAAACAACCAGGCTTTGCAAAAGGAAGCTCAGGAAAAGCAGGACGATTCCTTTTCTTCCATCACCCAAATTGCACATCCTTAA
- a CDS encoding amino acid ABC transporter permease produces MKGMNVLYLSTGFWEALIDSRGIFLEASKMTLALTAVSIFIAIFIGLFFALLKISHIKILEWIANVYIYIVRGTPLIVQIFVFYYGLTNIWMISGFWSVSLGLAFHNGAYIAEIFRGSIQSIGKGQTEAGRSLGMSRSLTMRRIVLPQALRRALPPLGNQFIIGLKDSSLAAFIGVSEIFAVATTKGANTFDYMTWLLVSAIYYLILVFLLTVVVSLIEKKLSVSD; encoded by the coding sequence ATGAAGGGGATGAATGTTTTGTACTTGTCAACTGGATTTTGGGAGGCGCTTATCGACAGCCGGGGGATATTTCTTGAGGCTTCAAAAATGACCTTAGCTTTAACAGCCGTTTCTATTTTCATAGCCATCTTTATTGGGTTATTCTTTGCCCTGCTTAAAATATCTCATATCAAAATTCTTGAGTGGATTGCCAATGTTTATATTTATATCGTTAGAGGAACGCCTTTAATCGTACAAATTTTTGTATTTTACTATGGACTTACAAACATTTGGATGATCAGTGGGTTCTGGTCCGTCTCTTTAGGTCTTGCATTCCATAATGGGGCGTACATTGCTGAAATTTTTAGAGGTTCTATTCAGTCAATTGGAAAAGGACAGACCGAAGCAGGGCGTTCCCTTGGAATGAGCCGCTCCTTAACAATGAGGCGAATTGTGCTTCCGCAGGCACTCCGTAGAGCACTTCCTCCTTTAGGAAATCAGTTTATCATTGGCCTTAAAGACTCTTCTTTAGCTGCCTTTATCGGAGTATCAGAAATTTTTGCAGTGGCCACTACAAAAGGAGCGAATACATTTGATTATATGACCTGGCTGTTAGTGAGTGCCATTTATTACTTAATTCTTGTGTTCCTGCTTACCGTTGTGGTTAGCTTAATTGAGAAAAAACTGTCAGTGAGTGATTAG
- a CDS encoding LiaF transmembrane domain-containing protein, which translates to MKKQNWFTGFLLVGFGIFFFLRQLNIPLFEPYYSWPTFLIIIGLAFLLHSYFAKEYQTVFAGIILLLFGIHFHGLAHYSFWIDHWAVYPFIIGIGLIVKSQKSQGGLLPGLLLVLIAMIALFISPGWLNWLSVFFQWLERFWPVTLILFGSYMLIRKK; encoded by the coding sequence ATGAAAAAACAAAATTGGTTCACCGGTTTTTTACTCGTAGGGTTCGGTATTTTCTTTTTTCTTCGTCAACTTAACATTCCCTTATTTGAGCCCTATTACTCATGGCCGACGTTTCTTATTATCATCGGCCTTGCCTTTCTATTACATAGTTATTTCGCTAAAGAGTATCAAACTGTTTTTGCAGGAATAATTCTTCTGCTGTTTGGTATTCATTTTCATGGGCTCGCTCATTACTCATTTTGGATTGACCATTGGGCTGTATATCCGTTTATTATCGGAATTGGACTTATCGTTAAGTCTCAGAAGTCTCAGGGAGGTCTTCTGCCGGGGCTGTTATTGGTTCTCATCGCAATGATTGCCTTGTTTATAAGCCCTGGATGGCTCAATTGGCTCTCTGTTTTCTTTCAATGGTTAGAAAGATTTTGGCCGGTCACGCTAATTCTATTCGGTTCCTACATGTTAATAAGAAAAAAATAA
- a CDS encoding transporter substrate-binding domain-containing protein has protein sequence MKKLLLLFTLSAIIMLSLAACGTSDEGGTSENNSESSDTSGDTGEAASEYKLVKDGKFTFAASGEFRPFSMTSGGEMTGFDIDVANAVADQLGLEPAQQKFKFAAIVEGVKTGRFDAAVASHTITPERQKEVDFSTPYYYSGAQIFTRPDSDIKTLDDLKGKEVAVSKGSTYAKYAQEVTDKIKTYDSDVVALQSLSKGRHDAVITDFLTGKEAKGQGLDIEAKKMIERSEQAIAVAKGNDKLLEDINAALKTLREDGTLAEISDKYFGEDITKKPE, from the coding sequence ATGAAAAAACTTTTACTTTTATTTACTTTAAGTGCCATAATTATGCTTTCTTTAGCAGCTTGCGGGACAAGTGATGAAGGCGGCACTTCTGAAAACAATAGCGAATCTTCAGATACCTCAGGGGATACTGGTGAAGCTGCCTCTGAATATAAGCTGGTGAAAGATGGGAAATTCACATTCGCTGCTTCAGGCGAGTTCCGTCCTTTCAGTATGACTTCAGGAGGGGAAATGACAGGGTTTGACATCGATGTCGCCAATGCTGTGGCAGATCAATTAGGCTTAGAACCTGCTCAGCAAAAATTCAAATTTGCTGCGATTGTGGAAGGTGTAAAAACTGGACGGTTTGATGCGGCAGTAGCGAGCCATACGATCACACCGGAACGTCAAAAAGAAGTTGATTTTTCAACACCTTATTACTACTCGGGCGCACAGATTTTTACACGTCCCGATAGTGACATTAAAACTTTAGATGATCTTAAAGGGAAGGAAGTAGCTGTTTCGAAGGGCTCCACTTATGCAAAGTATGCTCAAGAAGTGACTGACAAAATCAAAACCTATGACAGTGACGTTGTTGCTTTGCAATCTTTATCTAAAGGCCGCCATGATGCAGTAATTACGGACTTTCTTACTGGTAAAGAAGCCAAAGGGCAAGGACTCGATATAGAGGCAAAGAAAATGATTGAAAGAAGTGAACAAGCCATTGCCGTTGCCAAAGGCAATGACAAGTTACTGGAAGATATCAACGCAGCTTTGAAGACACTTCGCGAAGACGGAACACTTGCTGAAATTAGTGATAAATACTTTGGCGAAGATATTACTAAAAAACCTGAGTAA
- the hemB gene encoding porphobilinogen synthase: MNHLQFKRHRRLRRTDNMRALVRETHLHKDDLIYPIFVLEQEDMKNEVPSMPGVHQVSLNYLTEEMNELTSLGIRSVIVFGVPSEKDELGSEAYNREGIVQQAIRQIKKEVPELTVIADTCLCQYTDHGHCGIVRDGDIANDESLELITKTAVTQAEAGADIIAPSNMMDGFVAAIRAGLDEAGYSQIPVMSYAVKYASAFYGPFRDAAHSSPQFGDRKAYQMDPANRLEAIREAESDVEEGADFLIVKPALAYLDIMREVKDRFPLPLVAYNVSGEYSMIKAASANGWVNEREIVLEKLTSMKRAGADLIITYFAKDAAKWISE; encoded by the coding sequence ATGAATCACCTACAATTTAAAAGGCATCGCAGATTACGTAGAACAGATAATATGAGGGCATTAGTCAGAGAAACTCATTTGCATAAAGATGATTTAATCTACCCCATTTTTGTACTCGAACAAGAGGATATGAAAAACGAGGTCCCTTCCATGCCGGGAGTTCACCAGGTTTCCCTGAACTATTTAACAGAGGAAATGAACGAGCTCACCTCACTTGGTATCCGTTCTGTTATTGTGTTTGGTGTACCGTCAGAAAAGGATGAACTAGGAAGTGAAGCTTATAATCGCGAAGGCATCGTGCAGCAGGCGATTCGTCAGATAAAAAAAGAAGTGCCGGAACTGACGGTTATTGCAGACACGTGTCTCTGCCAATATACCGATCATGGACACTGCGGAATTGTAAGAGATGGAGATATCGCAAACGATGAATCTTTGGAGCTGATTACGAAAACAGCTGTCACTCAGGCAGAGGCGGGGGCGGACATTATTGCTCCTTCTAATATGATGGATGGCTTTGTGGCAGCGATTCGTGCTGGACTGGATGAAGCAGGATATAGTCAGATTCCGGTTATGAGTTATGCTGTCAAATACGCATCTGCTTTTTATGGACCATTTAGAGATGCGGCTCACAGTTCTCCACAGTTTGGGGATCGAAAAGCTTATCAAATGGACCCTGCTAACAGACTTGAGGCAATCAGGGAGGCAGAATCTGATGTAGAGGAAGGAGCCGACTTTTTAATAGTAAAACCAGCGCTTGCTTACTTGGATATCATGCGGGAAGTAAAAGACCGCTTTCCTCTACCTCTGGTTGCATATAATGTAAGCGGGGAATACTCGATGATTAAAGCAGCCTCAGCCAATGGATGGGTCAATGAACGGGAAATAGTGCTTGAGAAATTGACTTCGATGAAGCGTGCAGGTGCAGATTTAATAATTACTTATTTTGCTAAAGATGCTGCGAAATGGATCAGTGAATAA
- the lon gene encoding endopeptidase La, with amino-acid sequence MADKQSTQIPLLPLRGLLVYPSMVLHLDVGREKSVHALEKAMMDDNEIFLVSQKEVNIDEPTQDDLYNVGTVVRIKQMVKLPNGTNRVLVEGLYRASIHDMEEGEQYYHANILKLEDEHEEQNEEEALMRTLVSQFEQYVKVSKKVSQETFNTVSDIDEPSHLADMITSHLPIKIKDKQTILETKNVKKRLRKLIEMIGNEREVLQIEQKIGQRVKKSMEKTQKEYYLREQMKAIQNELGDRDGKSGEVASLREKIEEANMPERVQAVAEKELGRYEKVPQSSAESSVIRNYIEWLVSLPWTVETEDNLDVRHAEKILDEDHYGLEKVKERVLEYLAVQKLTQSIKGPILCLVGPPGVGKTSLAKSIGRAINRKFVRISLGGIRDEAEIRGHRRTYIGAMPGRIIQGMKRAETVNPVFLLDEIDKMASDFRGDPSSAMLEVLDPEQNSTFSDHFIEEHYDLSKVMFIATANTMSSIPGPLMDRMEVISIAGYTEVEKLHIAKEHLLPKQIKENGLTKSQLQIREDALLKLIRRYTREAGVRGLERELANICRKAAKILVSGEKQRVVVTMKQLEELIGRPKFRYGQAELEDQVGAATGLAYTSAGGDTLSIEVSIYPGKGNLTLTGKLGDVMKESAQAAFSYIRSRAEELKIDADFVEKNDIHIHVPEGATPKDGPSAGITMATALVSALTGRAVKKEVGMTGEITLRGRVLPIGGLKQKSLSAHRAGLTTVIIPADNEKDLEDIPDSVRSELTFVPVKHLDEVLDQALAAENYES; translated from the coding sequence ATGGCAGATAAACAAAGTACACAAATTCCCCTCCTCCCCCTCAGGGGGCTTTTAGTTTACCCATCAATGGTCCTCCATCTAGATGTTGGACGTGAAAAATCTGTACACGCTTTAGAAAAAGCGATGATGGATGATAATGAAATTTTCTTAGTATCCCAAAAAGAAGTGAATATTGATGAACCTACACAGGATGATTTGTATAACGTCGGAACTGTAGTCCGAATTAAACAAATGGTAAAGCTTCCGAATGGCACGAATAGAGTGCTTGTTGAAGGGTTATACCGTGCAAGCATCCACGACATGGAAGAAGGCGAGCAGTATTACCATGCTAATATTCTCAAACTTGAGGATGAGCACGAAGAGCAAAATGAAGAAGAAGCATTGATGCGGACGCTCGTCAGCCAGTTTGAACAATATGTTAAAGTATCAAAAAAGGTGAGTCAGGAAACGTTTAATACCGTGTCCGATATTGATGAACCAAGTCACTTAGCCGATATGATTACTTCTCATCTTCCAATAAAAATTAAGGATAAGCAGACGATTCTTGAAACGAAAAACGTAAAGAAGCGTCTGCGTAAACTAATCGAAATGATAGGCAATGAAAGAGAAGTCTTACAAATCGAACAAAAAATCGGGCAGCGCGTTAAAAAGTCTATGGAAAAAACGCAAAAAGAATATTATTTGCGGGAACAAATGAAAGCGATCCAGAACGAATTAGGTGATAGAGACGGTAAGTCTGGAGAGGTGGCGAGTTTAAGGGAAAAAATAGAAGAAGCTAATATGCCTGAAAGAGTTCAGGCTGTGGCGGAGAAAGAACTCGGCAGATATGAAAAAGTCCCTCAAAGTTCTGCCGAGAGCTCAGTTATTAGAAATTACATCGAGTGGCTTGTTTCCTTGCCATGGACGGTGGAAACAGAAGATAACCTGGATGTAAGACATGCCGAAAAAATCCTGGATGAGGATCATTATGGCTTAGAAAAAGTAAAGGAACGGGTTCTGGAATATTTAGCGGTCCAAAAGCTGACCCAGTCCATAAAAGGACCGATCCTCTGCCTCGTAGGACCTCCAGGTGTCGGGAAAACGTCATTGGCAAAATCAATTGGCCGGGCCATTAACCGGAAATTTGTTCGTATTTCTCTTGGGGGAATCAGAGATGAAGCAGAGATTCGTGGCCATAGAAGAACTTATATTGGAGCCATGCCGGGACGAATCATTCAAGGGATGAAGCGGGCAGAAACCGTCAATCCGGTTTTCCTATTGGATGAAATCGATAAAATGGCCAGTGATTTTAGAGGAGATCCTTCCTCAGCTATGCTGGAAGTGTTAGACCCTGAACAGAATAGCACCTTCAGCGATCACTTTATAGAGGAACATTATGATTTGTCTAAAGTAATGTTTATTGCAACCGCTAATACGATGAGTTCTATCCCTGGTCCACTGATGGATAGAATGGAAGTCATTTCTATTGCAGGTTATACAGAGGTTGAGAAGCTTCACATTGCAAAAGAGCATTTGCTTCCTAAACAAATTAAGGAAAACGGACTAACTAAATCACAGCTGCAAATAAGAGAAGACGCTCTGTTAAAACTTATAAGAAGATATACGAGAGAAGCGGGAGTACGTGGATTGGAACGTGAATTGGCGAATATATGCCGAAAAGCAGCTAAGATTCTTGTTTCTGGTGAAAAACAGCGCGTAGTTGTAACAATGAAACAGCTGGAAGAACTGATTGGGCGGCCAAAATTTCGTTATGGACAAGCCGAATTAGAGGATCAAGTAGGGGCGGCTACGGGGTTAGCTTATACGTCAGCTGGGGGAGATACACTCTCCATAGAAGTTTCCATATACCCAGGGAAAGGAAACCTTACTCTTACTGGAAAGCTGGGAGATGTAATGAAAGAGTCTGCTCAGGCGGCATTTAGTTATATTCGTTCCCGAGCAGAAGAACTTAAAATTGATGCGGACTTTGTAGAAAAGAACGATATCCATATTCACGTGCCGGAAGGGGCTACCCCTAAAGACGGCCCTTCTGCTGGAATTACAATGGCTACGGCTCTCGTATCTGCTCTAACAGGAAGGGCAGTGAAAAAAGAAGTCGGGATGACAGGGGAAATCACACTTCGGGGACGTGTCCTGCCTATTGGAGGCTTGAAACAAAAATCTCTAAGTGCACATAGGGCTGGCTTAACGACAGTCATCATTCCTGCAGATAATGAGAAAGATTTAGAAGACATTCCTGATAGCGTCCGTTCGGAACTTACATTTGTCCCAGTGAAACACTTAGATGAAGTATTAGATCAAGCATTGGCGGCGGAAAATTATGAAAGTTAA
- the hemC gene encoding hydroxymethylbilane synthase: MRKIVIGSRKSKLAITQTEWVIDQLKKADPSYEFEIKRISTKGDQVLNVTLNKVGGKGLFIKEIEKAMYEKEIDMAVHSMKDMPSVVSEGLVVASVPLREDHRDAFVSNGNVTLKDLPEGAVVGTSSLRRGSQIKSVRPDVEIKWIRGNIDTRLAKLKDEDYDAIVLAAAGLKRMGWDDNLVTEYLEPDVCVPAVGQGALAIQCREEDQELIKLLQQINHEYTDTTVRAERKFLHDLNGGCQVPIGGYAYRKGDEIVLTALVGTPDGQTILHDIVSGKDPVEVGREAAARLKAKGAEEIIADAIEEFEE, from the coding sequence TTGCGAAAAATCGTCATTGGCTCAAGAAAAAGTAAATTAGCAATCACCCAGACGGAATGGGTGATTGATCAATTAAAAAAAGCGGATCCGTCCTATGAGTTTGAAATAAAAAGGATTTCAACTAAAGGGGACCAGGTTCTCAATGTCACTTTAAATAAAGTAGGCGGAAAAGGACTGTTCATTAAAGAAATTGAAAAAGCCATGTACGAAAAAGAAATTGACATGGCGGTACACAGCATGAAGGATATGCCTTCCGTCGTTTCAGAAGGGCTAGTAGTAGCCTCTGTACCTTTAAGAGAAGATCATCGTGATGCATTTGTGTCAAACGGCAATGTAACTTTAAAGGATCTGCCAGAGGGAGCGGTTGTAGGGACCAGCAGTTTACGGCGTGGTTCTCAAATTAAGTCGGTGCGTCCAGACGTGGAGATAAAGTGGATCCGTGGAAATATCGATACGCGGCTTGCGAAGCTGAAGGATGAAGACTATGATGCTATTGTCTTAGCTGCAGCTGGTCTCAAACGGATGGGCTGGGACGATAATCTGGTGACTGAATATTTGGAACCTGACGTCTGTGTGCCTGCGGTTGGCCAAGGGGCTCTAGCCATTCAATGCCGTGAAGAGGATCAGGAATTAATTAAACTTCTCCAACAAATCAACCATGAGTACACAGATACGACTGTAAGGGCAGAAAGAAAGTTCCTCCATGATTTAAACGGCGGCTGCCAAGTTCCAATTGGAGGTTATGCGTATCGCAAAGGTGACGAAATCGTATTAACAGCTCTTGTTGGTACTCCGGATGGCCAGACAATCTTACATGATATCGTAAGTGGGAAAGATCCTGTAGAAGTGGGAAGAGAAGCAGCAGCCCGTCTGAAAGCCAAGGGAGCAGAAGAGATAATCGCGGACGCTATTGAGGAGTTTGAAGAGTAA
- a CDS encoding amino acid ABC transporter ATP-binding protein → MIQVRKLNKSFGELHVLKDIDFHVSESEVVVLIGASGSGKSTLLRCLNFLEMKNSGDVLIQDKEIDPRKEDLNKVRQKVGMVFQHFNLFPHKTVIGNVLEAPMQVKGLSRAEAEKAGKALLEKVGLADKANDYPSRLSGGQKQRVAIARALAMKPEIMLFDEPTSALDPELVGEVLQTMKQLAQEGMTMIVVTHEMGFAREVADRVVYMHDGKIVETGPPAELFDHPKEERTKAFLSSIL, encoded by the coding sequence ATGATTCAAGTGAGAAAACTAAATAAATCGTTCGGCGAACTACACGTCTTAAAGGACATTGACTTTCACGTATCTGAAAGTGAAGTGGTTGTCTTAATCGGGGCTAGTGGTTCCGGGAAAAGTACACTGCTACGGTGTCTTAATTTCCTTGAAATGAAAAATAGCGGCGATGTACTCATTCAAGACAAAGAAATCGATCCAAGGAAAGAAGATTTAAATAAAGTCAGGCAGAAAGTCGGAATGGTTTTTCAACATTTTAACTTATTTCCTCATAAAACTGTCATAGGGAATGTGCTAGAAGCTCCTATGCAGGTAAAAGGTCTGAGCAGGGCAGAAGCTGAAAAAGCAGGAAAAGCACTGTTAGAAAAAGTAGGACTGGCAGATAAAGCCAATGATTATCCTTCAAGACTTTCCGGCGGGCAGAAGCAGCGTGTTGCGATTGCAAGGGCATTAGCGATGAAGCCGGAAATTATGTTGTTTGATGAACCCACTTCTGCACTAGACCCTGAACTTGTAGGGGAAGTGCTGCAAACGATGAAGCAGCTTGCCCAGGAAGGCATGACCATGATTGTAGTCACTCACGAAATGGGTTTTGCCAGAGAAGTTGCAGATCGTGTTGTTTACATGCATGATGGAAAAATTGTTGAAACTGGACCGCCTGCGGAGCTGTTCGACCATCCTAAGGAAGAACGGACTAAAGCCTTTTTAAGTTCAATTCTATAA
- a CDS encoding cytochrome c biogenesis protein, whose product MFDFKWVYELILALYGLSLVGYFIDFIQTNRKVNRIAFWLLSMVWFMQTFFLLTQVFVKENFPVMTIYDGLYFYAWILVTFSLLINRLFRVDFLVFFTNVLGFLVMLLHISTRAQSNLEDRGVNLVNEMLVVHISLALISYAFFTLSFIFSLMYLLQYRLLKRKKWNTKLFRLGDLTKLDHFSYIAIILAVPLLVIAIILGVTWGYVSPDVFYWYDSKTLGSFLVLIVYIIYLFLRVVKGYQGRSISIFNSAAFLFLLINFLLFGSLSNFHF is encoded by the coding sequence ATGTTTGACTTTAAATGGGTTTATGAATTGATACTTGCACTTTACGGCCTCAGCCTAGTCGGTTATTTTATAGATTTTATTCAAACGAACCGGAAGGTGAATCGAATCGCCTTCTGGTTACTTAGTATGGTTTGGTTCATGCAAACCTTTTTTTTATTGACTCAGGTATTTGTGAAGGAAAACTTCCCGGTTATGACAATCTACGATGGTCTGTATTTTTACGCGTGGATTTTAGTTACTTTTTCGTTATTAATAAATCGTTTATTTCGCGTGGATTTTCTTGTGTTCTTTACGAATGTACTTGGCTTTCTAGTCATGCTTCTCCATATTTCCACTAGAGCGCAGAGCAACTTAGAAGACCGCGGCGTAAATCTAGTAAATGAGATGCTTGTGGTGCACATTAGTCTTGCATTGATCTCCTATGCTTTTTTTACACTTTCTTTTATTTTTTCTCTGATGTACCTCCTGCAATACAGGCTCCTGAAAAGAAAAAAATGGAATACAAAGTTATTTAGACTTGGAGATTTAACAAAACTAGACCACTTTTCCTATATCGCAATCATTCTTGCCGTTCCTCTGCTTGTGATTGCCATTATTTTAGGAGTGACATGGGGGTATGTATCTCCGGATGTGTTTTATTGGTATGATTCTAAAACGCTAGGTTCTTTTCTTGTACTAATCGTTTATATTATTTATTTATTTTTAAGAGTGGTGAAAGGGTACCAAGGCAGGAGTATTTCCATCTTTAATTCAGCGGCATTCTTATTTTTATTGATTAATTTCTTGCTTTTCGGCTCACTCTCTAACTTTCATTTTTAA